The nucleotide window GGGTGCCGTCCTCGTCACGGCCGAGACGGTCGCGGCGACGCTGCCGGCCGGCGGGCTCCTCTCCGGCGTCGGACTCGGCTGGCTCGCCGCGCGACTGCTCGCCCGGCTCCGGCCGGAGACTCGGGTCGCCGGCGCCGCCGGCACGCTCGCGGTCGTCGCCCACGGCGTCGACGGCGTCACGACCGCCGTCGGCGTCGACCTCCTGGGGTTCGGCGAGCGGACGCCGTTGTCGGCGTTGATCCTGGAGGCTTCGGCGGCGCTGCCGACTGCGGCGACGCTCGGCACCGGCTGGCTGTTCGTCCTCGTCAAGCTACTGGTCGCGGCCGTCGCGGTCGCGCTCGTCGCGCCGACCGTCGCCGAGACGGACCGCGAGGGGTACGCCCTGTTGGCCGTCGTCGCCGCCGTCGGTCTCGGGCCAGGCGTCCACAACGCGCTCCTGTTCACCGTCGCCGCCTGACCCGCCGGCGTGTGGAAAGCCTGATTGCCGTTCGGACCAAGGAGACATGTGACCGAACGACGACGCTTTCTCGGAGTCACCGGTGTGACAGTTGCGGCGCTCCTGACCGGCTGTGCCGGCCGTAGCACGGGCGGTGCAGAGGGGACAGAGACGGACACGGCGACCGTCACGGACAGCCCGACTGCGACCGCCTCGCCGACCGCGACCGACAGCCCGACCGCGACGGAGTCGGGTGACGGCTACGGCGACGGCTACGGCTCCGGCGGCGACGACTACGACACCGCGACCCCGACGGAGGAACCGACACCGACGGCGACGGCCGAGCCAACCGCGACTGCGACCGACGAGCCGACTGCGACCGCGACACCCCGCAGCGTGAACGTGGTCCTGAACAACGTCGGCGCGCGAGCCTGGCGGTTCGGCGACAGCGGCGTCGCCGGCGACGGGGAGAATCCGACACTCACCCTGGAGCCCGGGACGCGCTACGTCGTCGAGAATCGTGGCTACGGCGTCCACCCGTTCGCACTGTTGGACGGCAGCGGCAGCCCGTTGCTGTCACAGGACGCGACCGGCGGGTTCGAGGACGACCCCGCCGTCGCCTGGCGCGACGACGGCTCGGAGTTCGCGTTCACCGTCACCTCGGAGCTGGCCGCGGCCGCCGAGTCGTACGTCTGCACCGTCCACGGTGCGATGCGCGGGACAGTCGAGACGGCCTGACGCCGCGATCTGCTCGTCGCGCGCGGGAGTGGAGTCGCCGAGCGAGCGCGAGAGTGAAGTAGCCGGCGGGCGAGTCGGCGGACGTGAACACGGACCGTCTCCTGCCCGTGGCTACGCTGGCCGGCTACGCCGCCGCGACCGCACTCCTCTTGACCGGGCGTCGGACCCTGTCGCTCGTCGCGCTCGGCGCCGCGACTCTCCTCGGCGCGGCCGTCGCCTACCGCACGCTGGAGGAGCGTGACGGCCGACTCCCCTGAGGGTCGGTGGAGAAGTGGAATTACCACCCTGCCGCTACCCCGTCCACACGGCCGTCTCGGAGACGTTCACCCACAACGTCCCCTCGGCCATCTCCTCGTAGTCGAACGACACGCCGACGACGGCGTCGACTCCCGACTCCTCGGCGTCCGTCTGGGGGTCCTTCGGCGCCTCCTCGCGGGCGATTGCGACCATCTCCTCGTAGGGGCCGGAGCGTCCACGATCACGCCGCGGATGCCCGCCGCGGGGCCGCTCGGGACGTTCGCGTCGATCACGGCTTCGCCGGAGATCACACCGAGGTGCTCCGTCACCGTCTCGCCGTCGATACCGTCCGTCGTCGTTACGCAGAGACCCGAGATCCACTCGTCGATACGCCGCCTCGGAAGACGAGTGTACACGCCGACTCTCGGGGGCTGGCGACGGCGAGTGAGAACGCTCTTGTCGGTCCGTCGACAGTGAATCGGCGTGAGAGACAGTCGCCGTCGCGTCGCACTGGTCGCCGTCGCCGCCCTGGCGATCGGCGCCGCGGGCACCTACCAGTTCGTCTGGTCGTCGATCCGGCTCCCGCTCGGGAGCGCGCTCGGGACGGGGGAGACGCAGTTGGGCACCGTCTACACCGTCTTCCTGGTGTTCCAAGCCGGCTCGCAGTTCCCCGTCGGCTGGGTGCGGGACCGCTACGGTCCGCGGGTGCCCCTGCTCGTCGGCGCACCGTTGCTCGCGGCCGGCTACGCCGGCACCGCCGTCGCCGACGGGCTGTTCGCCGTCTACGCCGCCTACGCGCTCGGGGGCGTCGGCTGTGGCGCCGTCTACACGGTCGCCGTCAACACGCCCGTCAAGTGGTTCACGGAGCGACGAGGGCTGGCGACCGGGGTCGTCACGATGTCGTACAGTGGCGTGAGCTTCCTCCTGATCCCGGTGGTCCGCCGAGGGGTCGCCGCGGATCTGGCCGCCACGTTGCTCGCGCTGGGCGGCGGCGTCGGCGTCGTCGGACTCGCGGCCGCGGCCGTCCTCCGCGACCCGCCGGAGGGGGTCGCCGAGGGTGACGGGGACGGGCAGGGTGAGACTGACGGAGACGGCGAGCGAGCGGAGCCGGACGGCGGTCTCCCGGCCGGCACCTACGAGTGGCGCGACACCGTCCGGACGTGGCAGTTCTGGCTGCTGTACGCGGTGATGATCGTCGTCAACGGCGTCGGGCTGATGCTGATCGGGAAGGTGGTGACGTACGCCGACGCCGTCGGGCTGCCGGCGGCGGTCGCCACCGCCGGTGCCTCCGTCGTCGCGTTCGCGGACGCCGCCGGGATCGTCACCGTCGGCGGGCTCTCGGACCGGTTCGGCCGCGTCCGGACCGTCGCCGCGTCGCTCGTCTGTGCCGGACTCGCCTTACTGGGCGCGACCGTCGCGGGCGCCGCCGGCGCCGCCTGGCCGTTCGCCGCGCTCGTCGGGCTGGCGGCACTGTTCCGCTCGCCCGCCTTCTCCGTGTTCCCCAGTCTCGTCGGGGAGTACTACGGCGCCGCCAGGTCGTCGGAGAACTACGCGCTGCTGTACACCGGGAAGGTGTGGGGTTCGGTGTTCGGCGGCACCGTCGCCAGCCTGCTGGTCGTCTCCGTCGGCTGGACAACGTCTTTCCGCGCGGCTGCGGTCGTGTTGTGCGTCGCCGGGGCCGCGACGGCGCTGTTGCGACCGCCGGCGGAGAACGTGTCGTGAGACGCGACAGAGTACATAAGTCGGTCTGGCGAGACGAGCGAGCGTGAGCGAACGAGAACGGATCGAGTCGGTGGTCTTCCACCCGATCACGCTGATCCTCGTCGTCACGGCCGTCCTTCTGAAGCCAGCGGCCGTGTTCGTCACCCGGATGGGGTGGTCGATGCGCCCCGGGAACTTCGTCCTGCTCGTCTTACTCGTCGTCTCGTTGCCGTACATCCTCTGGGCGCACTCCAGAGCGGGGTGAGTCCGGTCGCCCGCCCGCGTTACGCCCGGGCGACGCAGTCGGTCAGTTCCCGACCTCGGCCGCTCGCTCGACCACGTCCTCGCCGTACGTGTCGGCCAACTCCGCGTGCTGGTCCTGCCGGTGCTCGTACACGTCCTGGAACAGCAGGATCGGCGTCTGGGCGGCCTGGTAGGTGGCCTCGTCCCACATCCGATCCGTGCTGATCTCGACGGTGACGCCGTCGATCTCCAGCGTCGCGGCGCGGGTCATGGCGATGGCACCCTTCCCGGCCTCCTTGGCGGCCTCGAACTCCTCCATCGAGTCGACCACGTCGTCGAGACTCGGGACGTACTCCGTCATGCCGACGAGCCGCTCGCGGAGTTCGTCGGCGTCCAGCGTCTCCGTCCGCCCGTCGACCGTCAGCTCGAAGCCGTCGGCCGTCTCTGTCAGGCCGACGGCGTCCCCGTGGTACACCTCGCGGCCGTCGACGCGGTCCAGTTCGACCGACTCGCCGCCGGCCTCCAACAGCCACGACCCCTCCTCCGGCGGGAGCGGGGCGGTGTTGGCGGTCGCCACCTGGCCGGGCGTGAGCGACCAGATCCCGGTCATCCCCATCGCACGATTCTCCCGCATCCGTTCGCGGTAGCCCGCCACGTCGCGGATGTCGTCGTACGGGCCGTCGACGGCGACCAGACCCGCAGCGCTGGCCCCGCGGGAGGTGTTGTGACGCAGCGTCTGCCACTCCGGCAGCCCGCCGGTGGGCGTCATCGCTCGCATGTCCTTCGTGTAGTCCACCTCGCCGTCCACGAGGAGGAACAGCCGTTCGAGGTTGTTGGAGGGCTTGCCCACCTCCTCTCGCAGGCGGTTGAGACCGATCTCGGCGGCCGCGCTCTCCACGATCACGGACATCGAGAGGCTCCCCTCCGGGAGGCCGTGTTCCGTCTCGACGATGGTGAGGAACTCGTCGGCCTTCTTCCAGTCGTCGAGGTCGCCCACCTCCGGGACGACGAACCCGTCGATCTGCTCGCCGGCGCCGTCTTCGGGGTCGGCGATGGCCATCATGTGCTCGAACCCGGTGTGTCGGGTCGTCGGGTCGTCGCGGTGCCAGACGATCCGCGGGTGTATCTCGCCGGGGAACTCGTCGCCGTGTTCGCCGACGACACTGATGATGTTCTCGACACCCTCCTCGCGCATCGAGGGGGCGGTTGCGTCCTCGTTGTCCGGCACCCACACGTCCGGTGCCTGCATCCCCCGCAGCCCCGCCGCACTCTCCAGCATCTTCGCGGAGTCGTCTTCACCCTCGACTGCCGTCGGCGACGTGAAGAACGTCCGCACGAACTCCCGGTCGTAGTTGCGCTCGACTGTCATCGTGTCGTGTCGATCCACCGCTCGTACCTTCATAAATATTTGTGATGGAACAGCAGTGTGGCGTGTGGTCACACCACACGACGGCGCGGGGGTCAGGCCGGCTCGATCTCGTCGAACAACGCGGCGACGCGGTCGGCGACCGTCTCGCGGATCGCCCGGACCGTCTCCGGGTCGGCGCCGTCCGGGTCCGGGAGGTCCCAATCCCGGATATCGACCGCGTCGTCGACGGTGCCCACGTCGAGCGTGGAACAACCCATCGTCGCCACCACGTCACAGTCGTTCAGTTCCGCGACGGTCACCTCGCGTGGTGTGCGGTCGGCGAGGTCGATTCCGGTCTCTCGCATCGTCTCGATCACGCTCTCGTGGACGGCGTCGGCCGGGTGGGTGCCGCCGGTGACGATCTCGACGCCGTCCAGTCCGCGGCGGTCTCGTTCTCGCTCGGCGAAGCCGGTCGCCATCTGCGAGCGGCCGGCGTTCTGCACGCAGACGAACCCGATTCTGTCGACCGTCGTCTCCTCGGTAGTGTCTCCTGGCATGGCTGTCGGCACCCGTGGCTCGTCCGTCCGTTCGGTGGACCGAGTGATAAGTGACGCCGTCGCGGCCGTCGTGTCACCGTCGGTGGAGTGTCGTGGAGCCGACTACTCCGTCACCGCCCCGCAGAGCGTCTCGGTGGCGGCGTCGCCGTCCTCGTTGTCGACGCGGACGACCGGCACCTCGGCGGTCGTCGCGTACTCGAAGGCGGCGGTGCGGTGGAGGTCCCGTTCGAAGTCGATCGCCCGCAGCGAGCCGTCGGGGTACGACCGGTCGGCGTCGGTGCGGCGCTCGCGGATCGTCTCCGGTGTCGCCTCGACGACGACGATCTGCTCGGGGTCGACGTCGGCCAACACCCCGTCCGGGAGCCCGGGGAGGAACCCGGCGTCCGTCTCCACGACGAGGTGTGTCGTGAGTAACACTTCGGCGGAGTCGCCGCGGTCGGCGACGAACTCTCCGGCACGACGCTGGAGTCGTCGGGTCTCTCGCTGTGAGAGGTCGCTCAGGTCCGACCGCGTCCGCGCGAGGTCGCGGACGGCCGCCCGTTCCAACATCACGTCGCCGAAGTTGATCACCTCGAACCCTTCGCCGAGTTCCGGCCGGACACGCTCTACGAGCGTCGACAGCCCGACGCCCGGGACGCCGGCGACGACGGTGACGCTCAAAACGACACCCCCTCCGTCTCCTCGCCGGGCTGTGCGCCCCGGTCGTCGTAGAACTTCCGCCCGATGTAGGCGTCGCCGACGAACGTGAGCAGGGCGTCGTACAGTTCGTCGGCGGACCGGAACTCCTCTTCCTGGCACCGACCCAACACGGTCCCGATCGTCTCCGACCCCCCGTTGGGGGCGTCTAACTCCTCGTCGCCGATCCGGTCGACGACCGTCTCACACGCCACCGGGAAGGTGAACTCCCGGGCGAACAGGTCGCGGGTCTCTGGCAGACGCATACGGCACGATAGACCGTGATGGACTGTATGTCTGCCGGTCCGCGCGACCCTCGCCGGCACGGGGGGACAGACGACGCCACCAGACTGAATACACTGCCGTCACACGGCCGAATCGATGTTGCTCGTCCGTCAGTGATCGGTGTCGGCCGGCCGGCGCGTCTCCCGCGCCCACCAGCCACGCGTCTCGCTCGGTCCACGCGCACCGTACGCTCACCACTCCGACGACAGACACAGACGATGACGGACACGGCAGACACCGACGGACTCGCACCGTACACGACCGACGCCGCGCCGACCCCGGACGCCGACGGCGGTCTCCCGGCGTTCGACGACGCGGCCGCCGACGCGGCGGTCGTCGGCCTCGGCGAGGCCAGCCACGGCGCCCGGACCTGTTTCCGGGCCAAACACCGACTGCTCCGGCGGCTCGTGACCG belongs to Halobaculum sp. MBLA0143 and includes:
- a CDS encoding adenylate kinase translates to MSVTVVAGVPGVGLSTLVERVRPELGEGFEVINFGDVMLERAAVRDLARTRSDLSDLSQRETRRLQRRAGEFVADRGDSAEVLLTTHLVVETDAGFLPGLPDGVLADVDPEQIVVVEATPETIRERRTDADRSYPDGSLRAIDFERDLHRTAAFEYATTAEVPVVRVDNEDGDAATETLCGAVTE
- a CDS encoding MFS transporter → MRDSRRRVALVAVAALAIGAAGTYQFVWSSIRLPLGSALGTGETQLGTVYTVFLVFQAGSQFPVGWVRDRYGPRVPLLVGAPLLAAGYAGTAVADGLFAVYAAYALGGVGCGAVYTVAVNTPVKWFTERRGLATGVVTMSYSGVSFLLIPVVRRGVAADLAATLLALGGGVGVVGLAAAAVLRDPPEGVAEGDGDGQGETDGDGERAEPDGGLPAGTYEWRDTVRTWQFWLLYAVMIVVNGVGLMLIGKVVTYADAVGLPAAVATAGASVVAFADAAGIVTVGGLSDRFGRVRTVAASLVCAGLALLGATVAGAAGAAWPFAALVGLAALFRSPAFSVFPSLVGEYYGAARSSENYALLYTGKVWGSVFGGTVASLLVVSVGWTTSFRAAAVVLCVAGAATALLRPPAENVS
- the aceB gene encoding malate synthase AceB, with protein sequence MTVERNYDREFVRTFFTSPTAVEGEDDSAKMLESAAGLRGMQAPDVWVPDNEDATAPSMREEGVENIISVVGEHGDEFPGEIHPRIVWHRDDPTTRHTGFEHMMAIADPEDGAGEQIDGFVVPEVGDLDDWKKADEFLTIVETEHGLPEGSLSMSVIVESAAAEIGLNRLREEVGKPSNNLERLFLLVDGEVDYTKDMRAMTPTGGLPEWQTLRHNTSRGASAAGLVAVDGPYDDIRDVAGYRERMRENRAMGMTGIWSLTPGQVATANTAPLPPEEGSWLLEAGGESVELDRVDGREVYHGDAVGLTETADGFELTVDGRTETLDADELRERLVGMTEYVPSLDDVVDSMEEFEAAKEAGKGAIAMTRAATLEIDGVTVEISTDRMWDEATYQAAQTPILLFQDVYEHRQDQHAELADTYGEDVVERAAEVGN
- a CDS encoding DUF63 family protein; this translates as MFGLRPSVVPAQLLPEGFALPPTPYVVGSLLAVAGVAWGLSRRDLAFGEEHVLAAVPWMVVGAAGHVLFVVEAVPAVAAPLFGTPAVYVTAAVVGGAVWLAADVVGVSVVRTLAVVGSVTAVAAVGAVLVTAETVAATLPAGGLLSGVGLGWLAARLLARLRPETRVAGAAGTLAVVAHGVDGVTTAVGVDLLGFGERTPLSALILEASAALPTAATLGTGWLFVLVKLLVAAVAVALVAPTVAETDREGYALLAVVAAVGLGPGVHNALLFTVAA
- a CDS encoding low molecular weight phosphatase family protein, yielding MPGDTTEETTVDRIGFVCVQNAGRSQMATGFAERERDRRGLDGVEIVTGGTHPADAVHESVIETMRETGIDLADRTPREVTVAELNDCDVVATMGCSTLDVGTVDDAVDIRDWDLPDPDGADPETVRAIRETVADRVAALFDEIEPA